Proteins encoded together in one bacterium window:
- a CDS encoding CehA/McbA family metallohydrolase, which translates to MRYRVVPCALLAALLGGAVAWGADLSGQVKAATGEPIPARLLILNPATRASVVLYTDPQGNFKSEVPDGALRVVTTHGPEWTIAEREARGGARLDLVLTRLVDMPARGYYGADFHMHSTVSDGKQTPAEVAFHCQVEGLQIAALTDHHQVAQQEPWLATANDAFLPLRGQEFSTQFGHVVGVNTPALIQKVMTTAQDFLDVFQAIHAQGGFAIVAHPCAPTMNYQAPQIHDYDAYEILNGSIPPYGGIFDMVQARKAWHTLLSQGLHVAAVGDSDNHDNLNALGRSLLEHPEKVAQMDRRAAILMKMVDVEKTLVPWGWKGLHPGFYRTYLQLPEKTPEAVQTAVKAGRGFVTNGPLLVATLDDQPPGSQIATNGRETIPFRAEVFANRPLERLVLVVNGQETVTLQSNVARLEAALPLKAGDWVTAELYGQWPEFATTNAWYVK; encoded by the coding sequence GTGCGTTACCGAGTAGTTCCCTGCGCACTGCTCGCCGCCCTGCTTGGCGGCGCGGTGGCCTGGGGGGCTGATCTGTCCGGCCAGGTCAAGGCTGCCACCGGCGAGCCCATCCCGGCCCGCCTGCTGATCCTGAACCCCGCCACCCGGGCCTCGGTGGTGTTGTACACTGACCCGCAGGGCAACTTCAAGTCCGAAGTGCCCGACGGCGCGCTGCGAGTGGTAACAACCCACGGTCCGGAGTGGACCATCGCCGAGCGCGAGGCCCGGGGCGGCGCGCGCCTCGACCTGGTCCTCACCCGCCTGGTGGACATGCCTGCCCGCGGCTACTACGGGGCGGACTTCCACATGCACTCCACCGTCAGCGATGGCAAGCAGACCCCTGCCGAGGTGGCCTTCCACTGCCAGGTCGAGGGCCTGCAGATCGCCGCGCTGACCGACCACCACCAGGTGGCCCAGCAGGAGCCCTGGCTGGCGACGGCCAACGACGCCTTCCTGCCGCTGCGCGGCCAGGAGTTCAGCACCCAGTTCGGCCATGTGGTCGGCGTCAACACCCCTGCGCTCATCCAGAAGGTGATGACCACCGCCCAGGACTTCCTGGACGTGTTCCAGGCCATCCATGCCCAGGGCGGCTTCGCGATCGTGGCCCACCCGTGCGCCCCGACGATGAACTACCAGGCACCCCAGATCCACGACTACGACGCCTACGAGATCCTCAACGGCAGCATCCCGCCGTACGGGGGCATCTTCGACATGGTGCAGGCCCGCAAGGCCTGGCACACGCTGCTATCGCAGGGGCTGCATGTCGCCGCCGTGGGCGACTCGGATAACCACGACAACCTGAATGCCCTCGGCCGCAGCCTTCTGGAGCACCCCGAGAAGGTCGCGCAGATGGACCGGCGCGCCGCGATACTCATGAAGATGGTGGATGTCGAGAAGACCCTCGTGCCATGGGGCTGGAAGGGGCTGCATCCGGGCTTCTACCGCACCTACCTGCAACTGCCTGAGAAGACCCCGGAGGCCGTCCAGACGGCCGTCAAGGCCGGGCGGGGGTTCGTGACCAACGGCCCGCTCCTGGTCGCGACCCTCGACGACCAGCCGCCCGGCAGCCAGATCGCCACCAACGGCCGCGAGACCATCCCGTTCCGCGCCGAGGTGTTCGCCAACAGGCCCCTCGAGCGCCTCGTGTTGGTCGTCAACGGCCAGGAGACCGTTACACTGCAAAGCAACGTCGCACGCCTGGAAGCCGCGCTGCCGCTGAAGGCGGGGGACTGGGTCACGGCGGAGCTGTATGGCCAGTGGCCCGAGTTCGCGACGACGAACGCGTGGTACGTGAAGTAA
- a CDS encoding ABC transporter ATP-binding protein/permease: MPLFIRFLRFAKNYRGNLGVALLLVFIGTALTLPMPKLTGNLIDASGLMENARGSGANVELARANAMHIAVYTCVLMLALSAAGAIVTYARGMILLFVGNRIVYDVRRRVFRHLQRLSLRYFETNPHGRIMARVLYDVEAVQSILSGGIVEIVSNVVTVIVIIVVLFSSNWMLAFCAIAVLPLYVLNFLVFRNKIRQAAAESREQYSEVYSTLSESISGIKIIMSFARESAEARRFVNECRQSIRLNLRTGRWQTLLGIGAGQLTTVANVAILLIGMREVLVTGRMSMGELIAFRTYLMMLYTPIIALVTVNDTINTVMTAVERIFETLDTVPDLQERRDAVRLGRVEGRVEFDKVAFSYEPGEMVLDDINFVAEPGSSTALVGPSGSGKTTLVHLIPRFYDPVGGRILLDGTDLRDVAIASLRGNIGMVMQENFLFMGTLRENIKYGRPEASDEEVVQASIAANCHDFIMEFPDGYETLVGERGTRLSGGQRQRISIARALLRNPRILILDEATSALDSESEALIQEALDRLMKGRTTFTIAHRLSTVMEADTILVLDQGKIVERGTHAELATMEGGLYARLCEVQFKKAEEKVAEHLAKTEEDKGKEKAAKRG, from the coding sequence ATGCCTCTGTTCATCCGTTTCCTACGCTTTGCCAAGAACTACCGGGGCAACCTGGGCGTGGCGCTGCTGCTGGTCTTCATCGGCACTGCCCTGACACTGCCCATGCCCAAGCTAACGGGTAACCTGATTGACGCCTCCGGACTCATGGAGAACGCCCGCGGCAGCGGCGCCAACGTCGAGTTGGCCCGCGCCAACGCCATGCACATCGCCGTCTACACCTGTGTGCTGATGCTGGCGCTGTCCGCCGCCGGGGCGATCGTGACCTACGCCCGTGGCATGATCCTGCTGTTTGTGGGCAATCGCATCGTCTACGACGTTCGTCGGCGCGTTTTCCGCCACCTGCAGCGGCTGTCGTTGCGCTACTTTGAGACCAACCCCCACGGCCGCATCATGGCGCGCGTGTTGTATGACGTGGAGGCTGTCCAGAGCATCCTGTCCGGCGGCATTGTCGAGATCGTCAGCAACGTCGTCACCGTCATCGTCATCATCGTGGTGCTGTTCAGCTCCAACTGGATGCTGGCGTTCTGCGCCATCGCCGTGCTGCCCCTGTATGTCCTGAACTTCCTGGTGTTCCGCAACAAGATCCGCCAGGCCGCGGCCGAGAGCCGCGAGCAGTACTCGGAGGTCTACTCGACGCTCTCGGAGTCCATCTCGGGCATCAAGATCATCATGTCCTTCGCCCGCGAGAGCGCCGAGGCGCGGCGCTTTGTGAACGAGTGTCGCCAGAGCATCCGCCTCAACCTGCGCACCGGGCGGTGGCAGACGCTGCTGGGCATCGGCGCGGGCCAGCTCACGACCGTGGCCAATGTCGCCATCCTGCTCATCGGCATGAGAGAGGTGCTGGTGACCGGCCGCATGAGCATGGGCGAGCTGATCGCCTTCCGCACCTACCTGATGATGCTGTACACGCCCATCATCGCCCTGGTCACGGTCAATGACACGATCAACACCGTGATGACCGCGGTGGAGCGCATCTTCGAGACTCTCGACACGGTGCCCGACCTGCAGGAGCGGCGCGATGCCGTCCGTCTGGGGCGGGTGGAGGGCCGCGTCGAGTTCGACAAGGTGGCCTTCAGCTACGAGCCGGGCGAGATGGTGCTCGACGACATCAACTTCGTGGCCGAGCCGGGCAGTTCCACGGCCCTGGTTGGCCCCAGCGGCTCGGGCAAGACGACTCTCGTGCATCTCATCCCACGCTTCTACGACCCGGTCGGCGGCCGCATCCTGCTCGATGGAACGGACCTGCGCGACGTGGCCATCGCCAGCCTGCGCGGCAACATCGGCATGGTCATGCAGGAGAACTTCCTGTTCATGGGGACGCTGCGCGAGAACATCAAGTACGGCCGGCCGGAGGCCAGCGACGAGGAGGTCGTCCAAGCCTCCATCGCCGCCAACTGCCATGACTTCATCATGGAGTTTCCGGACGGCTACGAGACGCTCGTGGGCGAGCGCGGCACCCGGCTGTCGGGCGGGCAGCGCCAGCGCATCAGCATCGCTCGCGCCCTGTTGCGCAACCCGCGCATCCTCATCCTCGACGAGGCTACCAGCGCCCTGGACTCCGAGTCCGAGGCGCTGATCCAGGAGGCCCTCGACCGCCTGATGAAGGGCCGCACGACCTTCACCATCGCCCACCGTCTCTCAACGGTCATGGAGGCCGACACGATCCTGGTGCTCGACCAGGGCAAGATCGTCGAGCGCGGCACGCACGCCGAGCTGGCCACGATGGAGGGCGGGCTGTACGCGCGTCTGTGCGAGGTGCAGTTCAAGAAGGCCGAGGAGAAGGTAGCCGAGCACCTGGCCAAGACTGAGGAAGACAAGGGGAAGGAAAAGGCGGCCAAGAGAGGCTAG